In Saprospiraceae bacterium, one DNA window encodes the following:
- a CDS encoding alpha-L-fucosidase encodes MKTFFVTIATILSAFSGIMSQSFVPILPTDSHQDIITKAANVTPSPRQLKWQQLELTAFFHFGINTFTDREWGHGHEDKNLFNPSELDADQWVKVAGESGIKLVILTAKHHDGFCLWPSKYTEHSVKNTPWKGGKGDVVKEVADACRKYKIGFGVYLSPWDRTEASYGTDAYNDFFIRQLTELLTEYGQVDEVWFDGANGEGPNGKRQVYDFERYYTLIRKLQPEATIAIMGPDVRWVGTESGYGRETEWSVMPVDARIQESIQKNSQSDATFAPVGDMTESDLASRPKIMNASGLIWYPSETDVSIRPGWFYHKEEDDRVKTPEKLFDIYFSSIGRNGVLLLNIPPDKRGLIHENDVKNLKEWKRLIDLTFSINLAKDASVTSNNGLGQNNILDGNNSTHFITKSADTTTTVEFQLKGKKTFDVLLLQENIRIGQRIEHFALDIWKDNQWKQITSGTTVGYKRLLRFEPVSSAKVRLRILSSRLNPTIAEFGLFKLPKNLQFKPDKVKELRKGENWHKATGKQSSLTTPPDPKYNKSGNNGWNNGIFGSNTAFNDGEWLGWNGADFEGTIDLEQKQKISYVSLDVMNQPQSWIFMPSKVTVFTSDDNINFKETSSKSKFNIGEDGVTRIEFRTNVNARYIRIKAKNFGQIPKGYAGAGSRAWIFVDEVIVK; translated from the coding sequence ATGAAAACATTTTTTGTGACAATTGCCACCATATTATCTGCTTTTTCAGGCATAATGTCTCAAAGTTTTGTACCCATCCTACCCACAGACAGTCATCAGGATATCATCACAAAAGCAGCCAATGTCACACCCTCACCCCGTCAGTTGAAATGGCAACAATTGGAGTTAACGGCTTTTTTCCATTTCGGCATCAATACCTTTACTGATCGCGAGTGGGGTCACGGGCACGAAGACAAAAACCTCTTTAATCCGAGTGAACTGGATGCTGATCAGTGGGTGAAGGTAGCAGGTGAGTCCGGAATTAAATTGGTCATCCTGACTGCTAAGCATCATGATGGATTCTGCTTGTGGCCTAGTAAATATACCGAACATTCAGTAAAAAACACTCCCTGGAAAGGAGGCAAAGGTGATGTGGTGAAAGAAGTGGCCGATGCTTGCCGCAAATACAAGATTGGCTTCGGAGTGTACTTATCACCTTGGGACAGGACCGAAGCTAGTTATGGTACCGACGCTTACAATGATTTTTTTATCCGGCAGCTTACAGAACTATTGACAGAATACGGGCAGGTAGATGAAGTCTGGTTTGATGGTGCCAATGGCGAAGGTCCCAATGGTAAAAGGCAAGTGTATGATTTTGAGCGGTACTATACATTGATACGGAAACTTCAGCCGGAAGCCACCATAGCCATCATGGGACCAGACGTGAGATGGGTAGGTACAGAATCGGGTTATGGCCGCGAAACGGAGTGGAGTGTCATGCCTGTAGATGCGAGAATACAGGAAAGTATTCAGAAAAACTCTCAGTCTGATGCTACATTTGCCCCGGTAGGTGATATGACAGAATCAGATTTGGCAAGCAGACCCAAGATTATGAATGCCAGTGGTTTGATTTGGTATCCGTCTGAGACCGATGTATCCATTCGTCCGGGATGGTTTTACCATAAAGAAGAAGACGACAGGGTCAAAACACCGGAAAAGCTCTTTGATATATACTTTAGTTCTATAGGTCGCAATGGTGTGCTACTGCTCAATATTCCACCCGACAAAAGAGGCTTAATCCATGAAAACGATGTAAAAAACCTGAAGGAATGGAAAAGACTCATCGACCTTACTTTTTCAATCAATCTCGCCAAAGACGCTTCTGTCACATCAAACAACGGTTTGGGTCAAAACAATATCCTGGATGGAAATAATAGTACTCACTTTATTACCAAATCGGCTGATACAACTACAACAGTAGAATTTCAACTCAAAGGGAAAAAGACCTTTGATGTCTTACTTTTACAGGAAAATATTCGTATTGGGCAGCGCATAGAGCATTTTGCACTCGATATATGGAAAGATAATCAATGGAAACAAATCACCAGCGGGACTACGGTAGGATACAAACGGCTGCTAAGATTTGAACCGGTGAGTTCAGCTAAAGTCAGATTGCGGATTCTTTCCTCAAGACTGAACCCAACAATAGCAGAATTTGGTCTGTTCAAACTTCCAAAAAATCTTCAGTTTAAACCAGATAAAGTGAAAGAACTCAGAAAGGGAGAAAATTGGCATAAAGCAACCGGAAAACAATCTTCCCTTACCACACCTCCTGACCCGAAATACAATAAATCCGGCAACAATGGATGGAACAACGGCATTTTTGGCAGTAATACAGCTTTCAATGACGGCGAATGGTTGGGTTGGAATGGTGCAGATTTTGAAGGCACTATAGATCTGGAACAAAAACAAAAAATAAGTTATGTTAGCCTTGACGTCATGAATCAGCCGCAAAGCTGGATATTTATGCCTTCGAAGGTTACTGTTTTCACCTCTGATGACAATATCAACTTCAAAGAAACAAGCAGCAAATCAAAATTTAACATCGGCGAAGATGGTGTCACCAGGATAGAGTTCAGGACAAATGTAAATGCCAGATATATCAGGATCAAAGCAAAAAATTTTGGCCAGATACCAAAAGGATACGCGGGAGCAGGATCACGGGCTTGGATTTTTGTAGATGAGGTGATAGTAAAATAA
- a CDS encoding transposase: protein MHRNINDAISSEIIARHVSENYEELEKAKPRSLHFYTAKQMHKTIQGFIKQKTRNINQLEKVVYSCIPGLLTFSKNGMPKYMYKLLQKYPSKAKILNAKTASLAKIKGLTMEKAEAIQKAVKLDSGSGNTILTELNIKTLAQTINLFSTQIKELQSELAKHGANDLADLLVTIPGCGIESAVSLSIEIEDINRFNSAASLCCYFGVHPENHTSGDISKKPKMSKKEVVHIGVQYTW from the coding sequence ATGCATCGCAATATTAATGACGCCATCAGTAGTGAAATTATAGCTAGGCATGTATCTGAAAATTATGAGGAACTAGAGAAAGCCAAGCCTAGATCCTTACATTTTTATACTGCGAAACAGATGCACAAAACTATACAAGGATTTATTAAACAAAAGACGAGAAATATCAACCAACTTGAGAAAGTAGTGTATAGTTGTATTCCTGGTCTTTTAACTTTTAGTAAAAATGGCATGCCAAAATACATGTATAAATTACTTCAAAAGTATCCATCAAAGGCAAAGATATTAAATGCGAAAACAGCTTCTTTGGCTAAAATCAAAGGGTTAACCATGGAGAAGGCTGAGGCCATCCAAAAAGCGGTGAAGCTAGATTCAGGGTCGGGTAATACGATACTTACTGAGCTAAATATTAAAACATTGGCCCAAACTATTAACTTATTCTCCACCCAGATCAAAGAACTTCAATCAGAACTTGCTAAACACGGAGCCAACGACTTAGCGGATTTATTAGTCACAATTCCTGGTTGCGGCATCGAGTCAGCAGTGTCATTAAGCATAGAAATAGAAGATATAAATCGATTTAACAGTGCCGCATCACTTTGTTGCTATTTTGGAGTACACCCAGAAAACCATACAAGTGGTGATATATCAAAGAAACCTAAAATGAGCAAAAAGGAAGTAGTTCATATAGGGGTACAATATACATGGTAG
- a CDS encoding transposase, with amino-acid sequence MKERRQVLDIPPIAIQAYEHRVYERRCSCGACCVSSFPDHVKSPISYGRNIETLCGYFSARQYVSVSRIREMFADVFNLNISEGTIVNKIKSLAQRCMPQYEEIQKEVQQSSCVGTDETGGKVNGKLRWLWAWQTRLVTFIVVSSNRGFETIEKYFGEGFVNTILVHDCWKAHFIIGAKDVRYA; translated from the coding sequence TTGAAAGAAAGGCGACAAGTCTTAGACATACCGCCCATTGCCATACAAGCATATGAGCATAGGGTGTACGAAAGACGTTGTAGTTGTGGAGCTTGTTGTGTCAGTTCTTTTCCTGACCATGTAAAGAGTCCGATAAGTTATGGTCGAAACATTGAGACATTATGTGGATACTTTTCAGCCAGACAGTATGTGAGCGTATCCAGAATACGAGAGATGTTTGCAGACGTATTCAATCTAAACATCAGCGAAGGAACAATTGTCAATAAAATAAAGTCTTTGGCACAAAGATGTATGCCACAGTATGAAGAAATACAAAAAGAGGTACAACAAAGTAGCTGTGTGGGAACAGATGAAACAGGAGGCAAGGTAAACGGTAAGTTGCGATGGTTGTGGGCATGGCAAACAAGATTAGTCACCTTTATAGTAGTTTCATCAAATAGAGGCTTTGAAACTATTGAGAAGTACTTTGGCGAAGGATTTGTTAATACTATATTGGTCCATGATTGCTGGAAGGCACACTTCATCATAGGGGCAAAGGACGTCAGATATGCCTAA
- a CDS encoding transposase produces the protein MLNKEIHSKDKKLHTLQKRLNKHQQYLLTFLKVMEVPPDNNFSEQAIRNVKVKLKVSGQFRSDQGASYYAVLRSVIDTAIKRNLNVLQVLANA, from the coding sequence ATACTGAATAAAGAGATACATTCCAAAGATAAAAAACTACATACTTTACAAAAAAGACTAAACAAACACCAACAATATCTACTTACTTTTCTAAAAGTAATGGAAGTACCACCAGACAACAACTTTAGCGAACAAGCCATCAGAAACGTAAAGGTAAAACTCAAGGTTAGCGGTCAGTTTAGGTCAGACCAAGGTGCTTCATATTATGCAGTCCTAAGATCAGTTATTGATACTGCTATAAAAAGAAATCTAAACGTTCTCCAAGTATTAGCTAATGCTTAA
- the trkA gene encoding Trk system potassium transporter TrkA — protein MKIVIAGAGGIGFHLAKLLSSAQHDIIIIDSDRDVLEYAQSHLDVQTIYGDASNIGILSQINLDLVSIFLAVTTRENDNLMACSIAKKMGTKQTIARINNIANLEKRAKGIFRELGVDKVISPSLLAAQEIMRLLEFSQVTDSFDFENGRVSLIGLKIEEDSFYNGRSVEEIKRLKNTNYSPVAVLRGHETILPRASTVLRRGDHIYFIIEKTEVDGLIEMIGKSARKIKSIMMVGGNIISMTVAKHLENDYNISIVEADENQCKKLLDELNNTMVIKGDPSNFDLLKEEGLERIDAFIAVTPNSETNIITSLMAENAGVYKTIALVENLDYTHISQNIGVDTMINKKIIAANNIFRYVRKGRVEAIASLHGVDAEIIEYLIHKEGRLTRTPLKDLKLPSQAIVGAVIRGKETIIPTGEFIFQIHDKVIILSLPGAIGRIEDMFR, from the coding sequence ATGAAAATAGTTATAGCAGGGGCAGGAGGTATAGGTTTCCATCTTGCAAAGTTGCTCTCGTCTGCCCAACATGACATCATCATCATTGATTCTGACAGAGATGTTTTGGAATATGCTCAGAGTCACCTTGATGTACAGACAATCTATGGTGACGCTTCCAATATCGGTATCCTGAGTCAGATAAACCTTGACTTGGTTTCAATTTTTCTTGCTGTGACGACAAGAGAAAACGACAACCTGATGGCATGCAGCATTGCAAAAAAAATGGGAACCAAACAGACCATTGCCAGGATAAACAATATCGCCAATCTCGAAAAAAGAGCTAAAGGTATATTCAGAGAGCTGGGAGTTGATAAGGTAATATCCCCGTCTCTCCTGGCTGCTCAGGAGATTATGAGATTGCTTGAGTTCAGCCAGGTTACAGATAGTTTTGATTTTGAAAACGGAAGGGTTTCTTTAATTGGATTAAAAATAGAAGAGGACTCATTTTATAATGGACGGTCTGTTGAAGAAATTAAAAGGCTGAAAAATACAAATTACTCACCCGTAGCAGTGCTCAGAGGTCATGAAACTATCCTGCCAAGGGCAAGTACGGTACTCAGACGAGGAGACCATATATACTTTATCATAGAAAAAACAGAAGTAGATGGATTAATAGAGATGATCGGCAAATCGGCCCGAAAAATAAAAAGTATAATGATGGTCGGTGGTAATATCATTTCTATGACCGTCGCAAAACATCTTGAAAATGATTACAATATTTCTATTGTGGAGGCAGATGAAAATCAGTGTAAAAAACTACTGGACGAACTCAATAATACAATGGTAATAAAAGGAGACCCTTCCAATTTTGATCTTCTCAAAGAAGAGGGACTCGAAAGGATAGATGCATTTATTGCCGTAACTCCCAATAGCGAAACCAATATCATCACATCCCTGATGGCTGAAAACGCCGGCGTTTATAAGACCATTGCATTGGTTGAAAACCTGGATTATACCCATATTTCACAGAACATAGGTGTGGATACGATGATCAATAAAAAGATCATTGCTGCCAATAATATATTCCGGTATGTGAGAAAAGGTAGGGTTGAAGCCATTGCAAGCTTGCATGGAGTAGATGCAGAAATTATTGAGTACCTGATTCATAAGGAAGGGCGACTGACACGAACTCCGTTAAAAGATCTGAAACTTCCTTCTCAAGCAATTGTAGGCGCTGTAATCAGAGGCAAAGAAACTATCATCCCTACAGGAGAATTTATATTTCAGATCCATGATAAAGTCATCATTCTTTCATTACCGGGAGCCATTGGCAGAATAGAAGACATGTTCAGGTAA
- a CDS encoding methylmalonyl-CoA mutase family protein — protein MNEAQTYIPTNKIRIVTAGSLFDGHDAAINIMRRVMQRSGAEIIHLGHNRSAQEIVETAIQEDVQGIAITSYQGGHNEFFKYIYDLLKERNCRHIKIFGGGGGTILPDEMKTLHQYGITRIYSPDDGRSMGLQGMINDLLQKCDFPLGEKLDFDISDLNTKNYFYTARMISALENYADSYQGITDSLSHSNTHIPVIGITGTGGAGKSSMVDEIVRRFLLDFPDKTLGIISVDPSKRKTGGALLGDRIRMNAINNDRVYMRSLATRQSNLALSKYVQGAVNILKKAGYDLIILETSGIGQSDTEIVDHSDLAMYIMTPEYGAASQLEKIDMLDFADIIAINKFDKKGALDAMRDVRKQYQRNHNLWDVDPEKLPVFGTIASQFNDPGTNTLYKALIKIINNKTNAGLNSTLDLLEGESEKVYIIPPNRIRYLSEITENNKAYDRTVSDQSDAASKAYSLKSSADIIIEESTKKALQEAYQEVWDDLTGENKRILENWENKKGQYAAQEFIFKVRNKEVKIIPYTESLSKTRISKVCLPQYRDWGDILKWNLQENVPGEFPYTAGVFPFKREGEDPTRMFAGEGGPERTNKRFHYVSLDLPAKRLSTAFDSVTLYGEDPDYRPDIYGKIGNSGVSICCLDDAKILYSGFDLCNPATSVSMTINGPAATICAFFMNAAIDQQCEKYIRSHGLEQVVDQKLTEKYESKGITRPVYKGKTPLGNDGLGTLLLGITGDEVLPEDVYAALKANALSAVRGTVQADILKEDQAQNTCIFSTEFSLRLMGDVQEYFIRHQVRNFYSVSISGYHIAEAGANPISQLAFTLSNGFTFVEYYLSRGMHIDDFAPNLSFFFSNGIDPEYAVIGRVARRIWAKAMKYKYGGNARSQMLKYHIQTSGRSLHAQEIAFNDIRTTLQALYAIYDNCNSLHTNAYDEAITTPTEESVRRAMAIQLIINKELGLSKNENPLQGSFIIEELTDLVEEAVLSEFDRITERGGVLGAMETMYQRSKIQEESLYYETLKHNGEYPIIGVNTFLSKDGSPTILPGEVIRATEEEKVEQIHTVGNVHKTNAPNASKALDQLKRKAITNDNLFDSLMETVKTCTLGQITNALYEVGGKYRRNM, from the coding sequence ATGAACGAAGCCCAAACATATATACCGACAAACAAAATTCGCATTGTTACAGCAGGTTCGCTCTTCGACGGGCATGACGCAGCGATCAATATCATGCGACGTGTCATGCAGCGATCAGGTGCTGAAATCATCCATCTTGGGCACAACCGTTCTGCTCAGGAAATAGTGGAGACAGCCATTCAGGAAGACGTGCAGGGCATAGCCATCACATCTTATCAGGGAGGTCACAATGAATTTTTTAAATATATCTATGACTTGCTGAAAGAAAGAAATTGCCGACACATCAAAATTTTTGGCGGTGGTGGCGGCACTATATTGCCGGATGAAATGAAAACATTACATCAGTACGGTATTACCAGAATTTACTCTCCTGACGATGGCCGATCTATGGGTTTGCAGGGTATGATCAATGATTTGCTCCAAAAATGTGATTTCCCTCTTGGTGAAAAACTGGACTTTGACATTTCTGACCTTAATACCAAAAATTACTTTTATACGGCCAGGATGATTTCCGCACTCGAAAATTATGCCGATAGCTATCAGGGGATAACAGACTCATTGTCACACTCCAATACCCATATACCTGTCATTGGCATCACAGGCACAGGAGGCGCAGGCAAGTCCAGCATGGTAGACGAGATAGTGAGACGATTTTTGCTTGACTTTCCGGACAAAACCCTGGGAATCATCTCTGTAGACCCTTCCAAAAGAAAAACAGGAGGAGCACTCCTGGGTGATCGCATACGTATGAACGCCATCAACAATGATCGGGTGTATATGCGGTCCTTAGCCACAAGACAATCCAATCTTGCCCTTTCCAAATATGTACAAGGTGCCGTAAATATCCTTAAAAAAGCCGGCTATGACCTGATCATCCTTGAAACATCAGGCATCGGCCAGTCGGATACAGAGATAGTGGACCATTCTGATTTGGCTATGTACATCATGACACCCGAGTACGGTGCGGCGAGTCAGCTTGAAAAGATTGATATGCTGGATTTTGCAGATATCATTGCTATCAATAAATTTGACAAAAAAGGAGCTTTGGATGCTATGAGAGATGTCCGTAAGCAATATCAGCGCAACCACAATCTTTGGGATGTTGATCCGGAAAAATTGCCTGTCTTCGGCACTATCGCATCTCAGTTTAATGACCCGGGTACCAACACACTTTATAAGGCATTAATAAAGATCATCAATAATAAAACAAATGCCGGCTTAAACTCCACCTTAGACTTGCTGGAAGGTGAAAGTGAAAAAGTATATATCATCCCACCCAACAGGATAAGGTATCTGTCCGAGATCACAGAAAACAATAAAGCTTACGACAGGACAGTTTCAGATCAAAGTGATGCAGCCTCAAAAGCATACAGCCTTAAATCTTCCGCAGACATCATCATAGAAGAAAGTACAAAAAAGGCGTTACAAGAGGCATATCAGGAAGTGTGGGATGACCTTACCGGCGAAAACAAACGTATCCTTGAAAATTGGGAAAATAAAAAAGGACAATACGCTGCTCAGGAATTTATCTTCAAAGTGAGAAACAAAGAAGTAAAAATAATCCCGTATACGGAATCACTGTCCAAAACCAGAATATCAAAAGTATGTCTGCCGCAATATAGAGATTGGGGAGACATCCTCAAGTGGAATCTTCAGGAAAATGTACCCGGAGAGTTTCCATATACGGCCGGCGTATTTCCTTTCAAAAGAGAGGGTGAAGATCCCACACGTATGTTTGCTGGAGAAGGTGGTCCCGAAAGGACCAATAAAAGATTTCATTACGTGTCTTTGGACTTGCCTGCTAAAAGATTGTCTACGGCATTTGACTCTGTGACATTGTACGGTGAAGACCCAGACTACAGACCTGACATCTATGGGAAAATCGGCAATTCGGGCGTGAGTATATGTTGTCTGGATGATGCCAAAATTCTGTACTCAGGTTTTGACCTTTGTAATCCCGCCACATCAGTATCCATGACGATCAATGGTCCGGCTGCAACCATTTGTGCATTTTTTATGAATGCAGCGATAGATCAGCAATGCGAAAAGTATATCAGATCACATGGTCTAGAACAGGTAGTAGATCAAAAACTCACAGAAAAATATGAATCAAAAGGTATCACAAGACCGGTTTACAAAGGAAAAACTCCTTTGGGCAATGATGGTTTGGGTACACTATTATTAGGTATAACAGGTGACGAAGTCCTTCCTGAAGATGTATATGCTGCCCTCAAAGCCAATGCACTGAGTGCTGTCAGGGGTACAGTGCAGGCTGATATACTCAAAGAAGACCAGGCTCAGAATACCTGTATCTTCAGTACAGAGTTTTCACTTCGCCTGATGGGTGATGTGCAGGAATATTTTATCCGGCATCAGGTTCGCAACTTTTATTCGGTATCCATATCCGGGTATCATATTGCAGAAGCAGGCGCTAATCCTATCTCACAACTTGCTTTTACACTTTCCAATGGATTTACATTTGTGGAGTATTACCTGAGTCGGGGCATGCATATTGATGACTTTGCCCCCAATCTTTCATTTTTCTTCAGCAATGGTATCGATCCTGAATACGCTGTAATAGGTCGTGTAGCCAGACGCATATGGGCCAAAGCCATGAAGTACAAGTATGGTGGCAACGCCCGGTCACAAATGCTGAAATATCACATTCAGACATCCGGACGTTCGCTTCACGCCCAGGAAATAGCCTTCAATGATATCAGGACTACTTTGCAGGCTTTGTACGCCATATACGACAACTGCAATTCTCTGCATACCAATGCCTATGACGAAGCCATCACTACCCCGACAGAAGAAAGTGTTCGTCGGGCTATGGCCATCCAGTTGATCATCAACAAAGAGCTGGGCCTTTCAAAAAATGAAAACCCATTGCAGGGATCATTTATCATTGAGGAGTTAACAGACCTGGTCGAGGAGGCTGTTTTGTCGGAGTTTGACCGCATTACAGAAAGAGGTGGCGTACTTGGTGCCATGGAAACCATGTATCAGCGATCAAAAATACAGGAAGAATCCCTCTACTATGAGACCCTAAAACACAACGGAGAGTACCCTATCATTGGAGTCAATACATTTTTGTCAAAAGATGGCTCGCCTACGATTTTACCAGGTGAAGTGATACGTGCCACAGAAGAAGAAAAAGTCGAGCAAATCCATACTGTCGGGAATGTTCACAAGACTAATGCACCAAATGCTTCAAAAGCGCTGGATCAACTAAAAAGAAAGGCCATTACCAATGACAATTTATTTGATAGCCTGATGGAAACCGTAAAAACCTGTACACTCGGGCAGATCACCAATGCGCTGTATGAAGTCGGAGGAAAGTATAGGAGGAATATGTAA